One window of the Athene noctua chromosome 5, bAthNoc1.hap1.1, whole genome shotgun sequence genome contains the following:
- the INPP5F gene encoding phosphatidylinositide phosphatase SAC2 isoform X5, with protein sequence MELFQAKDHYILQSGERALWCSRRDGSLQLRADLPWWLLLIRQKALIGKLPGDHEVCKITKIAVIPLSETEPQDLELELCKKHHFGINKPEKITQSPDDTKFLLKTLTQIKSNVSAPNKKKIKESKEKERLEKRLLEELFKMFMDSDSFYYSLTYDLTNSVQRQSACEKINLPLWRKVDDRFFWNKHMIEDLISIDNAEVDFWIIPIIQGFVQIEELVVNYSESSDDDKSSPETPPQESTCVDDIHPTFLVALISRRSRHRAGMRYKRRGVDKNGNVANYVETEQLIHVHNHTLSFIQTRGSVPVFWSQVGYRYNPRPRLDKSENETVSCFRAHFEEQLKNYKKQVIINLVDQTGREKIIGDAYLKQVLLYNNANLTYVSFDFHEHCRGMKFENVQTLTDAIHDIILDMKWCWVDQAGVICKQEGIFRVNCMDCLDRTNVVQAAIARVVMEQQLKKLGVMPPEQPLPVKCNRIYQIIWANNGDAISRQYAGTAALKGDFTRTGERKLAGVMKDGVNSANRYYLNRFRDAYRQAVIDLMQGIPVTEDLYSIFTKEKEHEALHKENLRSHQELISQLLQSYMKLLLPDDEKFHGGWALIDCDPSLIDATHKDVDVLLLLSNSAYYVAYYDDEIDKVNQYQRLSLEALEKIEIGPEPTLFGKPKFSCMRLHYKYKEMSGYFHTLRAVVRNPEEDGKDTLQCIAEMLRITKQAMGLDVPIIEKKLERKSSKPHEDIIGIRSQNRGSLAQGKNYLLSKFSSLNQKVKQTKSNVNISNLRKLGSFTKPEVKVNFLKPNLKVNLWKSDSSLETLENPVVDAKVHTESDTEVSDNDSFHSDDFLSNSKSDEDNQLTDSLENIGQADYVLPSCGIIASAPRLGSRSQSISSTDMNISIHVPSEIHVSQASQSDCEDTPMASADDAEMEFAKPIDVYCQRFVHDAQNKMSDDLEAEAGSQEPHHVRNPSSNNTCKKAETKAEAIRDIPSRPSKLDVQSSEANPQLLAVGGTDFTKSHKSPGSVSGNLETGLHMTPSPADSSSSRAVSPFAKIRSSMVQVANITQAGLTQGINFAVAKVQKSPAEPEAINEMKQKELKEMFTQCQTRIIQI encoded by the exons ATTTACCGTGGTGGCTACTTCTAATTCGTCAGAAAGCATTGATTGGCAAACTTCCAGGAGACCATGAGGTTTGCAAAATAACAAAGATTGCAGTGATTCCACTTTCTGAAACAGAACCTCAGGATCTAGAATTAGAG CTTTGTAAAAAGCACCATTTTGGGATAAACAAGCCAGAGAAGATTACACAGTCCCCAGATGACACAAAATTCCTGCTGAAGACTCTTACTCAAATTAAATCAAATGTGTCTGCTCCAAATAAAAAGAAG AttaaagaaagcaaagagaaagagaggctggagaagagaTTATTGGAAGAGTTGTTCAAAATGTTCATGGATTCAGACTCCTTTTACTACAGCCTGACCTATGACCTAACAAATTCTGTGCAGAGGCAGAGTGCGTGTGAGAAAATCAACTTACCACTGTGGCGAAAA gtTGATGACAGATTCTTTTGGAACAAGCACATGATTGAAGATCTCATCAGCATTGAT aaTGCTGAAGTGGACTTCTGGATTATACCCATCATACAAGGATTTGTGCAAATTGAAGAACTTGTAGTAAACTATAGTGAATCTTCTGATGATGATAAGAGCAGTCCTGAAACTCCTCCTCAGGAATCAACTTGTGTAGATGACATTCATCCAACATTTCTGGTGGCACTTATTTCACGCCGGAGTCGGCACAGAGCTG GAATGCGTTATAAGCGAAGGGGTGttgataaaaatggaaatgtggcAAATTATGTTGAGACGGAGCAACTGATTCATGTTCATAATCATACTCTTTCATTTATACAAACAAGAGGCTCTGTGCCTGTTTTCTGGAGCCAGGTTGGATATAGATATAACCCGCGGCCCCGACTGGACAAGA GTGAAAATGAAACGGTGTCCTGTTTTCGTGCACATTttgaagaacagctgaaaaattataaaaagcag GTTATTATTAATTTGGTGGATCAGACAGGCAGAGAGAAGATTATTGGAGATGCTTACCTTAAACAAGTTCTTCTGTACAATAATGCCAATCTGACTTATGTTTCATTTGACTTCCATGAGCACTG CCGAGGAATGAAGTTTGAAAATGTTCAAACGCTGACTGATGCCATTCATGATATTATTCTTGACATGAAGTGGTGCTG GGTTGATCAAGCTGGAGTGATTTGTAAACAGGAAGGAATTTTTCGAGTTAACTGCATGGACTGTCTGGATCGTACCAATGTTGTGCAGGCTGCTATTGCAAGAGTGGTCATGGAACAGCAG CTGAAAAAACTGGGTGTGATGCCACCGGAACAGCCTTTGCCAGTAAAATGCAATAGAATCTACCAGATAATATGGGCAAACAATGGAGATGCCATAAGCCGACAGTATGCTGGCACAGCAGCCTTAAAG GGTGACTTCACAAGGACTGGTGAAAGAAAGCTGGCAGGGGTCATGAAGGATGGAGTTAATTCTGCAAACAGATACTACTTGAATCGTTTCAGGGATGCTTATAGGCAAGCAGTCATAG aTTTGATGCAGGGTATCCCTGTAACAGAGGATCTTTACTCCATatttacaaaagagaaagaacatgAAGCCCTGCACAAGGAGAACCTGAGGAGCCATCAGGAATTGATCAGCCAGCTGTTGCAGAGCTACATGAAACTGCTCTTACCAGATGATGAAAAATTCCATGGAGGATGGGCACTTATTGACTGTGATCCAAG TCTCATTGATGCCACTCATAAGGACGTGGATGTTCTGCTGTTACTTTCTAATTCTGCTTACTATGTGGCCTA ttatgaTGATGAAATCGATAAGGTGAATCAATACCAAAGGTTAAGTCTTGAAGCtctggaaaaaatagaaatag GGCCTGAGCCTACTCTCTTTGGCAAACCCAAGTTCTCTTGCATGAGGCTGCAttacaaatacaaagaaatgagCGGATATTTCCACACTCTTAGAGCTGTGGTTCGCAACCCAGAAGAAGATGGAAAAG ACACTCTTCAGTGCATTGCGGAAATGCTGAGAATCACAAAGCAAGCGATGGGATTAGATGTTCCTATTATCGAGAAGAAGCTGGAGAG gaaGAGCAGTAAACCTCACGAAGACATCATTGGCATTCGGTCTCAGAACAGAGGGTCCCTGGCTCAAGGCAAGAATTATTTACTGAGCAAGTTCTCATCTCTCAatcaaaaagtaaaacaaaccaagTCCAACGTAAATATTAGTAATCTTCGGAAGTTAGGCAGCTTTACCAAACCTGAAgtgaaagtaaattttttaaaaccaaatttgaaAGTGAATCTTTGGAAATCAGATAGTAGCCTTGAAACTTTAGAGAATCCAGTGGTAGATGCTAAAGTCCATACTGAATCTGATACAGAAGTATCAGATAATGATTCATTCCACTCCGATGACTTCCTGAGTAATTCTAAATCTGATGAGGACAACCAGCTAACTGACTCTCTGGAGAACATAGGGCAGGCAGACTATGTGCTGCCTAGCTGTGGTATCATTGCCTCGGCTCCACGGCTGGGCAGTCGGTCCCAGTCTATAAGCAGCACTGACATGAACATCAGCATTCACGTTCCGTCCGAGATCCACGTGTCCCAGGCCAGCCAGTCTGACTGTGAGGACACACCCATGGCTTCTGCTGACGATGCGGAGATGGAATTTGCTAAACCAATTGATGTGTACTGCCAGAGGTTTGTGCACGATGCTCAAAATAAGATGTCAGATGATTTGGAGGCTGAGGCTGGTTCTCAAGAGCCCCATCATGTAAGAAATCCATCCAGCAATAATACATGTAAGAAGGCAGAAACCAAGGCTGAAGCTATCAGAGACATTCCTTCCAGGCCATCTAAGCTGGATGTACAGTCTTCTGAGGCAAATCCTCAGCTCTTAGCTGTTGGTGGGACTGACTTTACTAAATCTCATAAAAGCCCAGGATCTGTCTCTGGTAACCTTGAGACGGGACTCCACATGACTCCTTCTCCAGCTGAcagtagcagcagcagagctgtatCTCCTTTTGCTAAAATTCGCAGCTCCATGGTCCAGGTCGCTAACATCACGCAAGCAGGATTGACTCAAGGGATTAATTTTGCTGTGGCAAAGGTCCAGAAGAGCCCTGCAGAACCAGAAGCtataaatgaaatgaaacaaaaagaactgaaagaaatgtTTACGCAATGCCAGACAAGAATAATTCAAATCTAG
- the INPP5F gene encoding phosphatidylinositide phosphatase SAC2 isoform X4 translates to MELFQAKDHYILQSGERALWCSRRDGSLQLRAATDLLLAWNPICLGLVEGVIGKVQLHTDLPWWLLLIRQKALIGKLPGDHEVCKITKIAVIPLSETEPQDLELELCKKHHFGINKPEKITQSPDDTKFLLKTLTQIKSNVSAPNKKKIKESKEKERLEKRLLEELFKMFMDSDSFYYSLTYDLTNSVQRQSACEKINLPLWRKVDDRFFWNKHMIEDLISIDNAEVDFWIIPIIQGFVQIEELVVNYSESSDDDKSSPETPPQESTCVDDIHPTFLVALISRRSRHRAGMRYKRRGVDKNGNVANYVETEQLIHVHNHTLSFIQTRGSVPVFWSQVGYRYNPRPRLDKSENETVSCFRAHFEEQLKNYKKQVIINLVDQTGREKIIGDAYLKQVLLYNNANLTYVSFDFHEHCRGMKFENVQTLTDAIHDIILDMKWCWVDQAGVICKQEGIFRVNCMDCLDRTNVVQAAIARVVMEQQLKKLGVMPPEQPLPVKCNRIYQIIWANNGDAISRQYAGTAALKGDFTRTGERKLAGVMKDGVNSANRYYLNRFRDAYRQAVIDLMQGIPVTEDLYSIFTKEKEHEALHKENLRSHQELISQLLQSYMKLLLPDDEKFHGGWALIDCDPSYDDEIDKVNQYQRLSLEALEKIEIGPEPTLFGKPKFSCMRLHYKYKEMSGYFHTLRAVVRNPEEDGKDTLQCIAEMLRITKQAMGLDVPIIEKKLERKSSKPHEDIIGIRSQNRGSLAQGKNYLLSKFSSLNQKVKQTKSNVNISNLRKLGSFTKPEVKVNFLKPNLKVNLWKSDSSLETLENPVVDAKVHTESDTEVSDNDSFHSDDFLSNSKSDEDNQLTDSLENIGQADYVLPSCGIIASAPRLGSRSQSISSTDMNISIHVPSEIHVSQASQSDCEDTPMASADDAEMEFAKPIDVYCQRFVHDAQNKMSDDLEAEAGSQEPHHVRNPSSNNTCKKAETKAEAIRDIPSRPSKLDVQSSEANPQLLAVGGTDFTKSHKSPGSVSGNLETGLHMTPSPADSSSSRAVSPFAKIRSSMVQVANITQAGLTQGINFAVAKVQKSPAEPEAINEMKQKELKEMFTQCQTRIIQI, encoded by the exons ATTTACCGTGGTGGCTACTTCTAATTCGTCAGAAAGCATTGATTGGCAAACTTCCAGGAGACCATGAGGTTTGCAAAATAACAAAGATTGCAGTGATTCCACTTTCTGAAACAGAACCTCAGGATCTAGAATTAGAG CTTTGTAAAAAGCACCATTTTGGGATAAACAAGCCAGAGAAGATTACACAGTCCCCAGATGACACAAAATTCCTGCTGAAGACTCTTACTCAAATTAAATCAAATGTGTCTGCTCCAAATAAAAAGAAG AttaaagaaagcaaagagaaagagaggctggagaagagaTTATTGGAAGAGTTGTTCAAAATGTTCATGGATTCAGACTCCTTTTACTACAGCCTGACCTATGACCTAACAAATTCTGTGCAGAGGCAGAGTGCGTGTGAGAAAATCAACTTACCACTGTGGCGAAAA gtTGATGACAGATTCTTTTGGAACAAGCACATGATTGAAGATCTCATCAGCATTGAT aaTGCTGAAGTGGACTTCTGGATTATACCCATCATACAAGGATTTGTGCAAATTGAAGAACTTGTAGTAAACTATAGTGAATCTTCTGATGATGATAAGAGCAGTCCTGAAACTCCTCCTCAGGAATCAACTTGTGTAGATGACATTCATCCAACATTTCTGGTGGCACTTATTTCACGCCGGAGTCGGCACAGAGCTG GAATGCGTTATAAGCGAAGGGGTGttgataaaaatggaaatgtggcAAATTATGTTGAGACGGAGCAACTGATTCATGTTCATAATCATACTCTTTCATTTATACAAACAAGAGGCTCTGTGCCTGTTTTCTGGAGCCAGGTTGGATATAGATATAACCCGCGGCCCCGACTGGACAAGA GTGAAAATGAAACGGTGTCCTGTTTTCGTGCACATTttgaagaacagctgaaaaattataaaaagcag GTTATTATTAATTTGGTGGATCAGACAGGCAGAGAGAAGATTATTGGAGATGCTTACCTTAAACAAGTTCTTCTGTACAATAATGCCAATCTGACTTATGTTTCATTTGACTTCCATGAGCACTG CCGAGGAATGAAGTTTGAAAATGTTCAAACGCTGACTGATGCCATTCATGATATTATTCTTGACATGAAGTGGTGCTG GGTTGATCAAGCTGGAGTGATTTGTAAACAGGAAGGAATTTTTCGAGTTAACTGCATGGACTGTCTGGATCGTACCAATGTTGTGCAGGCTGCTATTGCAAGAGTGGTCATGGAACAGCAG CTGAAAAAACTGGGTGTGATGCCACCGGAACAGCCTTTGCCAGTAAAATGCAATAGAATCTACCAGATAATATGGGCAAACAATGGAGATGCCATAAGCCGACAGTATGCTGGCACAGCAGCCTTAAAG GGTGACTTCACAAGGACTGGTGAAAGAAAGCTGGCAGGGGTCATGAAGGATGGAGTTAATTCTGCAAACAGATACTACTTGAATCGTTTCAGGGATGCTTATAGGCAAGCAGTCATAG aTTTGATGCAGGGTATCCCTGTAACAGAGGATCTTTACTCCATatttacaaaagagaaagaacatgAAGCCCTGCACAAGGAGAACCTGAGGAGCCATCAGGAATTGATCAGCCAGCTGTTGCAGAGCTACATGAAACTGCTCTTACCAGATGATGAAAAATTCCATGGAGGATGGGCACTTATTGACTGTGATCCAAG ttatgaTGATGAAATCGATAAGGTGAATCAATACCAAAGGTTAAGTCTTGAAGCtctggaaaaaatagaaatag GGCCTGAGCCTACTCTCTTTGGCAAACCCAAGTTCTCTTGCATGAGGCTGCAttacaaatacaaagaaatgagCGGATATTTCCACACTCTTAGAGCTGTGGTTCGCAACCCAGAAGAAGATGGAAAAG ACACTCTTCAGTGCATTGCGGAAATGCTGAGAATCACAAAGCAAGCGATGGGATTAGATGTTCCTATTATCGAGAAGAAGCTGGAGAG gaaGAGCAGTAAACCTCACGAAGACATCATTGGCATTCGGTCTCAGAACAGAGGGTCCCTGGCTCAAGGCAAGAATTATTTACTGAGCAAGTTCTCATCTCTCAatcaaaaagtaaaacaaaccaagTCCAACGTAAATATTAGTAATCTTCGGAAGTTAGGCAGCTTTACCAAACCTGAAgtgaaagtaaattttttaaaaccaaatttgaaAGTGAATCTTTGGAAATCAGATAGTAGCCTTGAAACTTTAGAGAATCCAGTGGTAGATGCTAAAGTCCATACTGAATCTGATACAGAAGTATCAGATAATGATTCATTCCACTCCGATGACTTCCTGAGTAATTCTAAATCTGATGAGGACAACCAGCTAACTGACTCTCTGGAGAACATAGGGCAGGCAGACTATGTGCTGCCTAGCTGTGGTATCATTGCCTCGGCTCCACGGCTGGGCAGTCGGTCCCAGTCTATAAGCAGCACTGACATGAACATCAGCATTCACGTTCCGTCCGAGATCCACGTGTCCCAGGCCAGCCAGTCTGACTGTGAGGACACACCCATGGCTTCTGCTGACGATGCGGAGATGGAATTTGCTAAACCAATTGATGTGTACTGCCAGAGGTTTGTGCACGATGCTCAAAATAAGATGTCAGATGATTTGGAGGCTGAGGCTGGTTCTCAAGAGCCCCATCATGTAAGAAATCCATCCAGCAATAATACATGTAAGAAGGCAGAAACCAAGGCTGAAGCTATCAGAGACATTCCTTCCAGGCCATCTAAGCTGGATGTACAGTCTTCTGAGGCAAATCCTCAGCTCTTAGCTGTTGGTGGGACTGACTTTACTAAATCTCATAAAAGCCCAGGATCTGTCTCTGGTAACCTTGAGACGGGACTCCACATGACTCCTTCTCCAGCTGAcagtagcagcagcagagctgtatCTCCTTTTGCTAAAATTCGCAGCTCCATGGTCCAGGTCGCTAACATCACGCAAGCAGGATTGACTCAAGGGATTAATTTTGCTGTGGCAAAGGTCCAGAAGAGCCCTGCAGAACCAGAAGCtataaatgaaatgaaacaaaaagaactgaaagaaatgtTTACGCAATGCCAGACAAGAATAATTCAAATCTAG
- the INPP5F gene encoding phosphatidylinositide phosphatase SAC2 isoform X3: MELFQAKDHYILQSGERALWCSRRDGSLQLRAATDLLLAWNPICLGLVEGVIGKVQLHTDLPWWLLLIRQKALIGKLPGDHEVCKITKIAVIPLSETEPQDLELELCKKHHFGINKPEKITQSPDDTKFLLKTLTQIKSNVSAPNKKKIKESKEKERLEKRLLEELFKMFMDSDSFYYSLTYDLTNSVQRQSACEKINLPLWRKNAEVDFWIIPIIQGFVQIEELVVNYSESSDDDKSSPETPPQESTCVDDIHPTFLVALISRRSRHRAGMRYKRRGVDKNGNVANYVETEQLIHVHNHTLSFIQTRGSVPVFWSQVGYRYNPRPRLDKSENETVSCFRAHFEEQLKNYKKQVIINLVDQTGREKIIGDAYLKQVLLYNNANLTYVSFDFHEHCRGMKFENVQTLTDAIHDIILDMKWCWVDQAGVICKQEGIFRVNCMDCLDRTNVVQAAIARVVMEQQLKKLGVMPPEQPLPVKCNRIYQIIWANNGDAISRQYAGTAALKGDFTRTGERKLAGVMKDGVNSANRYYLNRFRDAYRQAVIDLMQGIPVTEDLYSIFTKEKEHEALHKENLRSHQELISQLLQSYMKLLLPDDEKFHGGWALIDCDPSLIDATHKDVDVLLLLSNSAYYVAYYDDEIDKVNQYQRLSLEALEKIEIGPEPTLFGKPKFSCMRLHYKYKEMSGYFHTLRAVVRNPEEDGKDTLQCIAEMLRITKQAMGLDVPIIEKKLERKSSKPHEDIIGIRSQNRGSLAQGKNYLLSKFSSLNQKVKQTKSNVNISNLRKLGSFTKPEVKVNFLKPNLKVNLWKSDSSLETLENPVVDAKVHTESDTEVSDNDSFHSDDFLSNSKSDEDNQLTDSLENIGQADYVLPSCGIIASAPRLGSRSQSISSTDMNISIHVPSEIHVSQASQSDCEDTPMASADDAEMEFAKPIDVYCQRFVHDAQNKMSDDLEAEAGSQEPHHVRNPSSNNTCKKAETKAEAIRDIPSRPSKLDVQSSEANPQLLAVGGTDFTKSHKSPGSVSGNLETGLHMTPSPADSSSSRAVSPFAKIRSSMVQVANITQAGLTQGINFAVAKVQKSPAEPEAINEMKQKELKEMFTQCQTRIIQI; the protein is encoded by the exons ATTTACCGTGGTGGCTACTTCTAATTCGTCAGAAAGCATTGATTGGCAAACTTCCAGGAGACCATGAGGTTTGCAAAATAACAAAGATTGCAGTGATTCCACTTTCTGAAACAGAACCTCAGGATCTAGAATTAGAG CTTTGTAAAAAGCACCATTTTGGGATAAACAAGCCAGAGAAGATTACACAGTCCCCAGATGACACAAAATTCCTGCTGAAGACTCTTACTCAAATTAAATCAAATGTGTCTGCTCCAAATAAAAAGAAG AttaaagaaagcaaagagaaagagaggctggagaagagaTTATTGGAAGAGTTGTTCAAAATGTTCATGGATTCAGACTCCTTTTACTACAGCCTGACCTATGACCTAACAAATTCTGTGCAGAGGCAGAGTGCGTGTGAGAAAATCAACTTACCACTGTGGCGAAAA aaTGCTGAAGTGGACTTCTGGATTATACCCATCATACAAGGATTTGTGCAAATTGAAGAACTTGTAGTAAACTATAGTGAATCTTCTGATGATGATAAGAGCAGTCCTGAAACTCCTCCTCAGGAATCAACTTGTGTAGATGACATTCATCCAACATTTCTGGTGGCACTTATTTCACGCCGGAGTCGGCACAGAGCTG GAATGCGTTATAAGCGAAGGGGTGttgataaaaatggaaatgtggcAAATTATGTTGAGACGGAGCAACTGATTCATGTTCATAATCATACTCTTTCATTTATACAAACAAGAGGCTCTGTGCCTGTTTTCTGGAGCCAGGTTGGATATAGATATAACCCGCGGCCCCGACTGGACAAGA GTGAAAATGAAACGGTGTCCTGTTTTCGTGCACATTttgaagaacagctgaaaaattataaaaagcag GTTATTATTAATTTGGTGGATCAGACAGGCAGAGAGAAGATTATTGGAGATGCTTACCTTAAACAAGTTCTTCTGTACAATAATGCCAATCTGACTTATGTTTCATTTGACTTCCATGAGCACTG CCGAGGAATGAAGTTTGAAAATGTTCAAACGCTGACTGATGCCATTCATGATATTATTCTTGACATGAAGTGGTGCTG GGTTGATCAAGCTGGAGTGATTTGTAAACAGGAAGGAATTTTTCGAGTTAACTGCATGGACTGTCTGGATCGTACCAATGTTGTGCAGGCTGCTATTGCAAGAGTGGTCATGGAACAGCAG CTGAAAAAACTGGGTGTGATGCCACCGGAACAGCCTTTGCCAGTAAAATGCAATAGAATCTACCAGATAATATGGGCAAACAATGGAGATGCCATAAGCCGACAGTATGCTGGCACAGCAGCCTTAAAG GGTGACTTCACAAGGACTGGTGAAAGAAAGCTGGCAGGGGTCATGAAGGATGGAGTTAATTCTGCAAACAGATACTACTTGAATCGTTTCAGGGATGCTTATAGGCAAGCAGTCATAG aTTTGATGCAGGGTATCCCTGTAACAGAGGATCTTTACTCCATatttacaaaagagaaagaacatgAAGCCCTGCACAAGGAGAACCTGAGGAGCCATCAGGAATTGATCAGCCAGCTGTTGCAGAGCTACATGAAACTGCTCTTACCAGATGATGAAAAATTCCATGGAGGATGGGCACTTATTGACTGTGATCCAAG TCTCATTGATGCCACTCATAAGGACGTGGATGTTCTGCTGTTACTTTCTAATTCTGCTTACTATGTGGCCTA ttatgaTGATGAAATCGATAAGGTGAATCAATACCAAAGGTTAAGTCTTGAAGCtctggaaaaaatagaaatag GGCCTGAGCCTACTCTCTTTGGCAAACCCAAGTTCTCTTGCATGAGGCTGCAttacaaatacaaagaaatgagCGGATATTTCCACACTCTTAGAGCTGTGGTTCGCAACCCAGAAGAAGATGGAAAAG ACACTCTTCAGTGCATTGCGGAAATGCTGAGAATCACAAAGCAAGCGATGGGATTAGATGTTCCTATTATCGAGAAGAAGCTGGAGAG gaaGAGCAGTAAACCTCACGAAGACATCATTGGCATTCGGTCTCAGAACAGAGGGTCCCTGGCTCAAGGCAAGAATTATTTACTGAGCAAGTTCTCATCTCTCAatcaaaaagtaaaacaaaccaagTCCAACGTAAATATTAGTAATCTTCGGAAGTTAGGCAGCTTTACCAAACCTGAAgtgaaagtaaattttttaaaaccaaatttgaaAGTGAATCTTTGGAAATCAGATAGTAGCCTTGAAACTTTAGAGAATCCAGTGGTAGATGCTAAAGTCCATACTGAATCTGATACAGAAGTATCAGATAATGATTCATTCCACTCCGATGACTTCCTGAGTAATTCTAAATCTGATGAGGACAACCAGCTAACTGACTCTCTGGAGAACATAGGGCAGGCAGACTATGTGCTGCCTAGCTGTGGTATCATTGCCTCGGCTCCACGGCTGGGCAGTCGGTCCCAGTCTATAAGCAGCACTGACATGAACATCAGCATTCACGTTCCGTCCGAGATCCACGTGTCCCAGGCCAGCCAGTCTGACTGTGAGGACACACCCATGGCTTCTGCTGACGATGCGGAGATGGAATTTGCTAAACCAATTGATGTGTACTGCCAGAGGTTTGTGCACGATGCTCAAAATAAGATGTCAGATGATTTGGAGGCTGAGGCTGGTTCTCAAGAGCCCCATCATGTAAGAAATCCATCCAGCAATAATACATGTAAGAAGGCAGAAACCAAGGCTGAAGCTATCAGAGACATTCCTTCCAGGCCATCTAAGCTGGATGTACAGTCTTCTGAGGCAAATCCTCAGCTCTTAGCTGTTGGTGGGACTGACTTTACTAAATCTCATAAAAGCCCAGGATCTGTCTCTGGTAACCTTGAGACGGGACTCCACATGACTCCTTCTCCAGCTGAcagtagcagcagcagagctgtatCTCCTTTTGCTAAAATTCGCAGCTCCATGGTCCAGGTCGCTAACATCACGCAAGCAGGATTGACTCAAGGGATTAATTTTGCTGTGGCAAAGGTCCAGAAGAGCCCTGCAGAACCAGAAGCtataaatgaaatgaaacaaaaagaactgaaagaaatgtTTACGCAATGCCAGACAAGAATAATTCAAATCTAG